A window of the Nanoarchaeota archaeon genome harbors these coding sequences:
- a CDS encoding V-type ATP synthase subunit D, with protein MEIKPTRSELMKLKKKIKLAKSGHNLLKKKRDGLIIEFFEILKQAKTVRKELTDAYKKARHNVDVASAVEGVFPLKTAAMTVSPYTPIELSSKNIMGVVVPKIKTEKNTKTQVYSYIRGSIAIDEAIATYKQVLEKAVTAAEVETAMLKLLQEIEKTKRRVNALEFSLIPKMQKEASFVTLRLEEMERENIFRLKRIKNRLKSA; from the coding sequence ATGGAAATAAAGCCGACGCGCTCGGAACTAATGAAGCTAAAGAAGAAAATCAAGCTTGCTAAAAGCGGCCATAATCTTCTTAAGAAAAAACGCGACGGATTAATCATAGAGTTCTTTGAAATTCTAAAACAGGCAAAAACAGTGCGCAAAGAGCTAACTGACGCTTACAAAAAAGCCCGCCATAATGTTGATGTCGCATCTGCCGTTGAAGGTGTATTTCCGCTTAAAACAGCAGCTATGACAGTAAGCCCCTATACCCCAATAGAGCTTTCTAGCAAAAACATAATGGGTGTGGTGGTGCCGAAAATAAAGACTGAAAAAAACACCAAAACACAAGTTTACAGCTATATAAGGGGCTCAATAGCGATTGATGAAGCGATAGCGACATACAAACAGGTTCTTGAAAAAGCAGTGACTGCTGCCGAAGTAGAGACGGCGATGCTTAAGCTTCTCCAAGAGATAGAAAAAACAAAGCGCCGAGTAAACGCACTCGAATTCTCACTCATACCAAAAATGCAGAAAGAGGCTTCTTTTGTCACGCTGCGCCTCGAAGAAATGGAACGTGAGAATATCTTCAGACTGAAGAGAATCAAAAATAGACTTAAGTCAGCTTAA